CCATTCAAAGTGGTGTATATTGTAATTGAAACTATTTTCTCACAATTTCCAAAACATTTTGCAGGAACATAATTATAGCCGACAAATAAGAAATAAATTGAGGACGACTGTATTCGAGTTTGCGTTACGAAGAACGCGTGTGTAGTACACGATACGACTACTGATAAGATTAACTGATTATTacatacataaaaaaataacgAGAGGTGCGTATTGCGATAACACTATTTTGGAAGACGATGAAGTCATCGCcaaataaattgaattcaattattcgaCAGTAATCATTCTTGTTCTGTACTCGTAGGTGCAGTCCCACTTTGAACCACAAAACCATGGAGCAGTTTACCCCCAAGGAGGTAAAAATCCTCGAGAGCGCTGAGGATATTCAGGAGCGCCGTGAACAGGTGCTGAATCGGTACAATGAGTTCAAGGTGGAAACGCGCCACAAGCGCGAGAAGTTGGAGGACTCGCGTCGCTTCCAGTATTTCAAGCGGGATTCCGATGAGCTGGAAAGTTGGATCCACGAGAAGTTGCAGGCCGCCTCGGAGGAGAGCTATCGTGATCCGACGAATTTGCAGGCTAAAATCCAGAAGCACCAGGCGTTCGAGGCCGAAGTTTCGGCCCACAGCAATGCGATCGTCGTGCTGGATAACACCGGCCAGGAGATGATCAACCAGCAGCATTTCGCTTCCGATATTATCCAGCGCAGGTTGGACGAGTTGCATCGTTTGTGGGAACTGTTGCTGTCACGTCTGGCCGAGAAGGGAATGAAGCTCCAGCAGGCTTTGGTGTTGGTGCAGTTTTTGCGTCACTGCGAAGAGGTCATGTTTTGGATCAAGGATAAGGAGGCGTTTGTTACTGCGGATGAGTTCGGCCAGGATCTTGAACACGTGGAGGTATTGCAAAGgaaatttgacgaatttcagAAGGATATGGCCTCACAAGAGTATCGTGTAACGGAAGTCAATGAGCTGGCCGATAAGCTGCTGTCCAATGGGCATCCAGAACGTGAAACCATCACTCGTAGAAAGGAAGAATTGAACGAGGCTTGGCAACGCCTTAAACAGTTGGCCATTCTGCGCCAGGAAAAACTGTTTGGAGCTCATGAAATCCAACGTTTCAATCGCGACGCCGATGAAACCGTTGCGTGGATTGCCGAGAAAGACGTTGTCCTGTCGTCCGATGATTATGGACGTGATTTGGCTAGCGTACAAGCGTTGCAGCGAAAGCATGAGGGTGTTGAGCGCGATTTGGCCGCTTTGGAAGACAAGGTAGCAACTTTGGGCGCCGAAGCTGGTCGCTTGTGTAGTATTCATGCCGATCACAGTGATCAAATTCGAGAGAAGCAAGCGGAAATTGCCGCCTATTGGCAATCGCTTACTGCCAAAGCTAAGGAACGCAAGCAGAAATTGGACGAATCATACTTCTTGCATCGTTTCTTGGCCGATTTCCGTGATTTGGTCTCGTGGATCAACGGAATGAAGGCGATCATTTCGGCTGATGAGCTTGCCAAGGATGTCGCTGGAGCTGAAGCTCTTTTGGAGCGCCATCAAGAGCATAAGGGTGAAATCGATGCTCGCGGGGATAGCTTCAAAGTCACTACCGAAGCTGGTCGGCAGTTGCTAGAGCGTGAACATTATGCTGCAGCAGAAGTTCAAGAAAAGCTGGCTGCTTTGGAGAGCGACAAGAGTTCACTTCTCGCTCTTTGGGAAGATCGTAGGATCCTGTACGAGCAATGTATGGATTTGCAACTGTTCTACCGTGACACGGAACAGGCCGATACCTGGATGGCCAAGCAAGAGGCGTTTCTTGCTAACGAAGATCTTGGAGATTCGTTGGATTCCGTCGAAGCGTTGATCAAGAAGCATGAGGATTTCGAGAAAAGTCTGGCTGCCCAAGAGGAAAAAATCAAAGCTTTGGATGTTTTCGCAACCAAGCTGATCGACGGTCAGCATTATGCTGCTGATGATGTGGCACAGCGTCGTTCCATGCTGTTGGCTCGTCGCTCAGCTCTTCTCGAGAAATCCTCTATTCGCCGTCAGCTTTTGGAAGATTCGAGTGCTCTGCAACAGTTCGAACGAGACTGTGATGAAACCAAGGGATGGATTAGCGAGAAGCTCAAGTTTGCTACCGACGATAGCTACCTGGATCCGACTAACTTGAATGGAAAGGTTCAAAAGCACACCAACTTCGAGCATGAACTTACTGCTAACAAAAGTCGCATTGAGGATATAACCACCAATGGACAGAATCTGATTGAGAAAGGGCACTATGCAGCAGATCAAATCAATTCGCGCATGCAGGAAATTGTGACTTTGTGGGAATCGCTTGTTCAGGCATCCGACAAGAAGGGTTGCAAGCTTCAGGAAGCTTCCCAGCAGCAGCAGTTCAATCGTACTGTCGAAGATATTGAGCTGTGGTTGAGCGAAGTCGAGGGGCAGCTGATGTCCGAAGACTACGGCAAGGATCTGACTAGCGTGCAGAATTTACAGAAGAAACATGCTCTACTGGAAGCCGACGTGATGGCTCATCAGGATCGTATCGAAGGCATCAAGGTAGCAGCGAATAAGTTTGTCGAGAGTGGTCATTTCGATGCAGACAATATCCGCAACAAGGAAAATGCTTTGTCCAAACGCTACGGTGCGTTGGCCACCCCGATGACTGAACGTAAGCAGCGGCTTTTGGATTCGCTACAAGTTCAGCAGCTTTTCCGCGATCTGGAGGATGAGGCTGCATGGATTCGCGAGAAGGAACCTGTGGCAGCCTCCACTAATCGTGGTCGTGATTTGATTGGTGTCCAGAACTTGATCAAGAAACACCAGGCCGTGTTGGCTGAAATTAACAATCACGAGAATCGCTGTGCGGCTGTAATCGCTAATGGTGAGCAAATGTTGACCGAGCAACCCTTCGCAGGTGAAGAAATCAAGTTGCGACTGGATTCAGTGAAGGAGCAATGGAGCTCACTGAAGGAGAAGGCTAACCAACGCAAACAGGATCTGGAAGATTCGCTGCAGGCTcatcaatattttgccgatgctAATGAAGCCGAATCTTGGATGCGTGAGAAGGAGCCCATTGTTTCAAATCAGGATTATGGGAAGGATGAGGATTCCTCGGAGGCCTTGTTGAAGAAGCATGAAGCGTTAGTTTCTGATTTGGAAGCATTCGGTAATACCATCCAAGCTCTGCAGGAACAAGCCAAGAACTGTCGTCAACAGGAAACTCCCGTTGTTGATATTACTGGAAAGGAATGTGTTATGGCTTTATATGATTATACTGAGAAATCTCCCCGCGAGGTTTCCATGAAGAAGGGAGATGTCTTGACTCTGTTGAATTCGAACAACAAAGACTGGTGGAAGGTTGAGGTTAACGATCGTCAGGGTTTCGTACCGGCTGCCTACATCAAGAAGATCGATCCCGGTCTAAGTGCTAGTCAACAGAATTTGGTCGATGGTCATTCAATCGCCAAGCGTCAGACTCAAATCAACAGCCAATACGACAATCTGTTGGCGTTGGCTCATGAGCGTCAGAATAAGTTGAATGAAACGGTTAAGGCATATGTGCTGGTTCGTGAAGCTGCTGATTTGTCCGCTTGGATCAAGGATAAGGAAAGTCACGCCCAAATCAAAGATGTTGGTGAAGATTTAGAGGAGGTTGAGGTTATGCAGAAGAAATTCGATGACTTCAACGATGATCTTAAGGCTAACGAAGTTAGACTGGCTAAATTGAACGAAATTGCAGTCCAGTTAACCTCATTGGGACAGACTGAAGCTGCATTGAAGATTAAGACCCAGATCCAAACTTTGAACGAAGAGTGGGCGACTTTGCAAACCATTACGCAGGAACGTGCAAGTCAACTTGGATCTGCTCACGAGGTTCAACGATTCCACCGTGATGTAGACGAAACCAAGGATTGGATTGCCGAGAAAGATAATGCTTTGACTAACGACGATTTGGGCAAGGATCTGCGCGGTGTTCAGACCCTTCAGCGTAAGCACGAGGGTTTGGAGCGTGATTTGGCCGCTCTGCGCGATAAGATCCGTCAGTTGGATGAAACTGCGAATCGACTGATGCAATCTCATCCGGATACAGCGGAGCAGACTTACGCCAAACAGAAGGAAATCAATGAAGAGTGGCAACAGGTCGTCGCCAAGGCTCAACAGCGCAAGGAGAAATTGCTGGACTCGTACGATTTACAGCGTTTCTTGAGTGATTACCGCGATTTGATGGCCTGGATCAGCTCGATGATGGGGCTGGTCACTTCGGAGGAGCTGGCAAATGATGTCACCGGAGCTGAGGCGCTGATCGAGAGACACCAGGTAAGTTATCACTATTCCGTTTGTGTGTGAGATTTAATTATTAGaagtttttagaaaaaaaattccatttgTATTGtcttgaaaaaattgaattatcaATGTTTCCATTCGAATATACTTCATCAGGTTTCCGTATTGTCGGAACTAGACACTGAAACAGAACCCATCTAtgttttacacgattttttgttTCTACAAACAAAGTAcaataatttgtgtt
The Toxorhynchites rutilus septentrionalis strain SRP chromosome 2, ASM2978413v1, whole genome shotgun sequence genome window above contains:
- the LOC129771497 gene encoding spectrin alpha chain isoform X3; protein product: MEQFTPKEVKILESAEDIQERREQVLNRYNEFKVETRHKREKLEDSRRFQYFKRDSDELESWIHEKLQAASEESYRDPTNLQAKIQKHQAFEAEVSAHSNAIVVLDNTGQEMINQQHFASDIIQRRLDELHRLWELLLSRLAEKGMKLQQALVLVQFLRHCEEVMFWIKDKEAFVTADEFGQDLEHVEVLQRKFDEFQKDMASQEYRVTEVNELADKLLSNGHPERETITRRKEELNEAWQRLKQLAILRQEKLFGAHEIQRFNRDADETVAWIAEKDVVLSSDDYGRDLASVQALQRKHEGVERDLAALEDKVATLGAEAGRLCSIHADHSDQIREKQAEIAAYWQSLTAKAKERKQKLDESYFLHRFLADFRDLVSWINGMKAIISADELAKDVAGAEALLERHQEHKGEIDARGDSFKVTTEAGRQLLEREHYAAAEVQEKLAALESDKSSLLALWEDRRILYEQCMDLQLFYRDTEQADTWMAKQEAFLANEDLGDSLDSVEALIKKHEDFEKSLAAQEEKIKALDVFATKLIDGQHYAADDVAQRRSMLLARRSALLEKSSIRRQLLEDSSALQQFERDCDETKGWISEKLKFATDDSYLDPTNLNGKVQKHTNFEHELTANKSRIEDITTNGQNLIEKGHYAADQINSRMQEIVTLWESLVQASDKKGCKLQEASQQQQFNRTVEDIELWLSEVEGQLMSEDYGKDLTSVQNLQKKHALLEADVMAHQDRIEGIKVAANKFVESGHFDADNIRNKENALSKRYGALATPMTERKQRLLDSLQVQQLFRDLEDEAAWIREKEPVAASTNRGRDLIGVQNLIKKHQAVLAEINNHENRCAAVIANGEQMLTEQPFAGEEIKLRLDSVKEQWSSLKEKANQRKQDLEDSLQAHQYFADANEAESWMREKEPIVSNQDYGKDEDSSEALLKKHEALVSDLEAFGNTIQALQEQAKNCRQQETPVVDITGKECVMALYDYTEKSPREVSMKKGDVLTLLNSNNKDWWKVEVNDRQGFVPAAYIKKIDPGLSASQQNLVDGHSIAKRQTQINSQYDNLLALAHERQNKLNETVKAYVLVREAADLSAWIKDKESHAQIKDVGEDLEEVEVMQKKFDDFNDDLKANEVRLAKLNEIAVQLTSLGQTEAALKIKTQIQTLNEEWATLQTITQERASQLGSAHEVQRFHRDVDETKDWIAEKDNALTNDDLGKDLRGVQTLQRKHEGLERDLAALRDKIRQLDETANRLMQSHPDTAEQTYAKQKEINEEWQQVVAKAQQRKEKLLDSYDLQRFLSDYRDLMAWISSMMGLVTSEELANDVTGAEALIERHQEHRTEVDARAGTFAAFEQFGAELLQANHYASPEIQEKIENLAKAREDLEHAWTARRLQLDQNLDLQLYLRDCEQAENWMSAREAFLNAEEVDSKGDNVEALIKKHEDFDKAINGHEEKIAALQVLADQLIAQEHYAGRLINDKRSEVLDRWRHLKEDLIEKRSRLGDEQTLQQFSRDADEIENWIAEKLQLATEESYKDPANIQSKHQKHQAFEAELAANADRIQSVLAMGSNLIDRNQCSGSEDAVQKRLTQIADQWEYLTQKTTEKSLKLKEANKQRTYIAAVKDLDFWLGEVESLLTSEDAGKDLASVQNLMKKHQLVEADINAHEDRIKDMNAQADSLVESGQFDSAGIQEKRQSINERYERICNLAAHRQARLNEANTLHQFFRDIADEESWIKEKKLLVGSDDYGRDLTGVQNLKKKHKRLEAELASHEPAIQAVQEAGEKLMDVSNLGVPEIEQRLKALNQAWAELKGLAATRGQKLDESLIYQQFLAKVEEEEAWITEKQQLLSVEDYGDSMAAVQGLLKKHDAFETDFAAHRDRCSDIRDNGQTLVTNNNHHGESISQRCAQLDKKLENLQALATRRKNALLDNFAYLQFMWKADVVESWIADKENHVKSEEFGRDLSTVQTLLTKQETFDAGLSAFEQEGIHNITALKDQLINANHAQSAAILKRHEDVLTRWQKLRADSEARKYRLLAMQEQFRQIEDLYLTFAKKASAFNSWFENAEEDLTDPVRCNSIEEITALRAAHAQFQASLSSAQYDFQALADLDRKIKSFNVGPNPYTWFTMEALEDTWRNLQKIIEERDAELAKEVHRQEENDKLRKEFAKHANLFHQWLTETRYHILGWDKNGTSLMEGSGSLEEQFEALCHKANEIRARRGDLKKIEELGATLEEHLILDNRYTEHSTVGLAQQWDQLDQLAMRMQHNLKQQIQARNQSGVSEDSLKEFSMMFKHFDKDKSGKLNHQEFKSCLRALGYDLPMVEEGQPDPEFEEILNVVDPNRDGHVSLQEYIAFMISKETENVQSYEEIENAFRAITASDRPYVTKDELYSNLTKDMADYCVQRMKPFNDPKTSLPITGALDYVEFTRTLFQN
- the LOC129771497 gene encoding spectrin alpha chain isoform X2, translating into MEQFTPKEVKILESAEDIQERREQVLNRYNEFKVETRHKREKLEDSRRFQYFKRDSDELESWIHEKLQAASEESYRDPTNLQAKIQKHQAFEAEVSAHSNAIVVLDNTGQEMINQQHFASDIIQRRLDELHRLWELLLSRLAEKGMKLQQALVLVQFLRHCEEVMFWIKDKEAFVTADEFGQDLEHVEVLQRKFDEFQKDMASQEYRVTEVNELADKLLSNGHPERETITRRKEELNEAWQRLKQLAILRQEKLFGAHEIQRFNRDADETVAWIAEKDVVLSSDDYGRDLASVQALQRKHEGVERDLAALEDKVATLGAEAGRLCSIHADHSDQIREKQAEIAAYWQSLTAKAKERKQKLDESYFLHRFLADFRDLVSWINGMKAIISADELAKDVAGAEALLERHQEHKGEIDARGDSFKVTTEAGRQLLEREHYAAAEVQEKLAALESDKSSLLALWEDRRILYEQCMDLQLFYRDTEQADTWMAKQEAFLANEDLGDSLDSVEALIKKHEDFEKSLAAQEEKIKALDVFATKLIDGQHYAADDVAQRRSMLLARRSALLEKSSIRRQLLEDSSALQQFERDCDETKGWISEKLKFATDDSYLDPTNLNGKVQKHTNFEHELTANKSRIEDITTNGQNLIEKGHYAADQINSRMQEIVTLWESLVQASDKKGCKLQEASQQQQFNRTVEDIELWLSEVEGQLMSEDYGKDLTSVQNLQKKHALLEADVMAHQDRIEGIKVAANKFVESGHFDADNIRNKENALSKRYGALATPMTERKQRLLDSLQVQQLFRDLEDEAAWIREKEPVAASTNRGRDLIGVQNLIKKHQAVLAEINNHENRCAAVIANGEQMLTEQPFAGEEIKLRLDSVKEQWSSLKEKANQRKQDLEDSLQAHQYFADANEAESWMREKEPIVSNQDYGKDEDSSEALLKKHEALVSDLEAFGNTIQALQEQAKNCRQQETPVVDITGKECVMALYDYTEKSPREVSMKKGDVLTLLNSNNKDWWKVEVNDRQGFVPAAYIKKIDPGLSASQQNLVDGHSIAKRQTQINSQYDNLLALAHERQNKLNETVKAYVLVREAADLSAWIKDKESHAQIKDVGEDLEEVEVMQKKFDDFNDDLKANEVRLAKLNEIAVQLTSLGQTEAALKIKTQIQTLNEEWATLQTITQERASQLGSAHEVQRFHRDVDETKDWIAEKDNALTNDDLGKDLRGVQTLQRKHEGLERDLAALRDKIRQLDETANRLMQSHPDTAEQTYAKQKEINEEWQQVVAKAQQRKEKLLDSYDLQRFLSDYRDLMAWISSMMGLVTSEELANDVTGAEALIERHQNHRAEIDFRYGVPQEHRTEVDARAGTFAAFEQFGAELLQANHYASPEIQEKIENLAKAREDLEHAWTARRLQLDQNLDLQLYLRDCEQAENWMSAREAFLNAEEVDSKGDNVEALIKKHEDFDKAINGHEEKIAALQVLADQLIAQEHYAGRLINDKRSEVLDRWRHLKEDLIEKRSRLGDEQTLQQFSRDADEIENWIAEKLQLATEESYKDPANIQSKHQKHQAFEAELAANADRIQSVLAMGSNLIDRNQCSGSEDAVQKRLTQIADQWEYLTQKTTEKSLKLKEANKQRTYIAAVKDLDFWLGEVESLLTSEDAGKDLASVQNLMKKHQLVEADINAHEDRIKDMNAQADSLVESGQFDSAGIQEKRQSINERYERICNLAAHRQARLNEANTLHQFFRDIADEESWIKEKKLLVGSDDYGRDLTGVQNLKKKHKRLEAELASHEPAIQAVQEAGEKLMDVSNLGVPEIEQRLKALNQAWAELKGLAATRGQKLDESLIYQQFLAKVEEEEAWITEKQQLLSVEDYGDSMAAVQGLLKKHDAFETDFAAHRDRCSDIRDNGQTLVTNNNHHGESISQRCAQLDKKLENLQALATRRKNALLDNFAYLQFMWKADVVESWIADKENHVKSEEFGRDLSTVQTLLTKQETFDAGLSAFEQEGIHNITALKDQLINANHAQSAAILKRHEDVLTRWQKLRADSEARKYRLLAMQEQFRQIEDLYLTFAKKASAFNSWFENAEEDLTDPVRCNSIEEITALRAAHAQFQASLSSAQYDFQALADLDRKIKSFNVGPNPYTWFTMEALEDTWRNLQKIIEERDAELAKEVHRQEENDKLRKEFAKHANLFHQWLTETRTSLMEGSGSLEEQFEALCHKANEIRARRGDLKKIEELGATLEEHLILDNRYTEHSTVGLAQQWDQLDQLAMRMQHNLKQQIQARNQSGVSEDSLKEFSMMFKHFDKDKSGKLNHQEFKSCLRALGYDLPMVEEGQPDPEFEEILNVVDPNRDGHVSLQEYIAFMISKETENVQSYEEIENAFRAITASDRPYVTKDELYSNLTKDMADYCVQRMKPFNDPKTSLPITGALDYVEFTRTLFQN
- the LOC129771497 gene encoding spectrin alpha chain isoform X4, which translates into the protein MEQFTPKEVKILESAEDIQERREQVLNRYNEFKVETRHKREKLEDSRRFQYFKRDSDELESWIHEKLQAASEESYRDPTNLQAKIQKHQAFEAEVSAHSNAIVVLDNTGQEMINQQHFASDIIQRRLDELHRLWELLLSRLAEKGMKLQQALVLVQFLRHCEEVMFWIKDKEAFVTADEFGQDLEHVEVLQRKFDEFQKDMASQEYRVTEVNELADKLLSNGHPERETITRRKEELNEAWQRLKQLAILRQEKLFGAHEIQRFNRDADETVAWIAEKDVVLSSDDYGRDLASVQALQRKHEGVERDLAALEDKVATLGAEAGRLCSIHADHSDQIREKQAEIAAYWQSLTAKAKERKQKLDESYFLHRFLADFRDLVSWINGMKAIISADELAKDVAGAEALLERHQEHKGEIDARGDSFKVTTEAGRQLLEREHYAAAEVQEKLAALESDKSSLLALWEDRRILYEQCMDLQLFYRDTEQADTWMAKQEAFLANEDLGDSLDSVEALIKKHEDFEKSLAAQEEKIKALDVFATKLIDGQHYAADDVAQRRSMLLARRSALLEKSSIRRQLLEDSSALQQFERDCDETKGWISEKLKFATDDSYLDPTNLNGKVQKHTNFEHELTANKSRIEDITTNGQNLIEKGHYAADQINSRMQEIVTLWESLVQASDKKGCKLQEASQQQQFNRTVEDIELWLSEVEGQLMSEDYGKDLTSVQNLQKKHALLEADVMAHQDRIEGIKVAANKFVESGHFDADNIRNKENALSKRYGALATPMTERKQRLLDSLQVQQLFRDLEDEAAWIREKEPVAASTNRGRDLIGVQNLIKKHQAVLAEINNHENRCAAVIANGEQMLTEQPFAGEEIKLRLDSVKEQWSSLKEKANQRKQDLEDSLQAHQYFADANEAESWMREKEPIVSNQDYGKDEDSSEALLKKHEALVSDLEAFGNTIQALQEQAKNCRQQETPVVDITGKECVMALYDYTEKSPREVSMKKGDVLTLLNSNNKDWWKVEVNDRQGFVPAAYIKKIDPGLSASQQNLVDGHSIAKRQTQINSQYDNLLALAHERQNKLNETVKAYVLVREAADLSAWIKDKESHAQIKDVGEDLEEVEVMQKKFDDFNDDLKANEVRLAKLNEIAVQLTSLGQTEAALKIKTQIQTLNEEWATLQTITQERASQLGSAHEVQRFHRDVDETKDWIAEKDNALTNDDLGKDLRGVQTLQRKHEGLERDLAALRDKIRQLDETANRLMQSHPDTAEQTYAKQKEINEEWQQVVAKAQQRKEKLLDSYDLQRFLSDYRDLMAWISSMMGLVTSEELANDVTGAEALIERHQEHRTEVDARAGTFAAFEQFGAELLQANHYASPEIQEKIENLAKAREDLEHAWTARRLQLDQNLDLQLYLRDCEQAENWMSAREAFLNAEEVDSKGDNVEALIKKHEDFDKAINGHEEKIAALQVLADQLIAQEHYAGRLINDKRSEVLDRWRHLKEDLIEKRSRLGDEQTLQQFSRDADEIENWIAEKLQLATEESYKDPANIQSKHQKHQAFEAELAANADRIQSVLAMGSNLIDRNQCSGSEDAVQKRLTQIADQWEYLTQKTTEKSLKLKEANKQRTYIAAVKDLDFWLGEVESLLTSEDAGKDLASVQNLMKKHQLVEADINAHEDRIKDMNAQADSLVESGQFDSAGIQEKRQSINERYERICNLAAHRQARLNEANTLHQFFRDIADEESWIKEKKLLVGSDDYGRDLTGVQNLKKKHKRLEAELASHEPAIQAVQEAGEKLMDVSNLGVPEIEQRLKALNQAWAELKGLAATRGQKLDESLIYQQFLAKVEEEEAWITEKQQLLSVEDYGDSMAAVQGLLKKHDAFETDFAAHRDRCSDIRDNGQTLVTNNNHHGESISQRCAQLDKKLENLQALATRRKNALLDNFAYLQFMWKADVVESWIADKENHVKSEEFGRDLSTVQTLLTKQETFDAGLSAFEQEGIHNITALKDQLINANHAQSAAILKRHEDVLTRWQKLRADSEARKYRLLAMQEQFRQIEDLYLTFAKKASAFNSWFENAEEDLTDPVRCNSIEEITALRAAHAQFQASLSSAQYDFQALADLDRKIKSFNVGPNPYTWFTMEALEDTWRNLQKIIEERDAELAKEVHRQEENDKLRKEFAKHANLFHQWLTETRTSLMEGSGSLEEQFEALCHKANEIRARRGDLKKIEELGATLEEHLILDNRYTEHSTVGLAQQWDQLDQLAMRMQHNLKQQIQARNQSGVSEDSLKEFSMMFKHFDKDKSGKLNHQEFKSCLRALGYDLPMVEEGQPDPEFEEILNVVDPNRDGHVSLQEYIAFMISKETENVQSYEEIENAFRAITASDRPYVTKDELYSNLTKDMADYCVQRMKPFNDPKTSLPITGALDYVEFTRTLFQN
- the LOC129771497 gene encoding spectrin alpha chain isoform X1, with the translated sequence MEQFTPKEVKILESAEDIQERREQVLNRYNEFKVETRHKREKLEDSRRFQYFKRDSDELESWIHEKLQAASEESYRDPTNLQAKIQKHQAFEAEVSAHSNAIVVLDNTGQEMINQQHFASDIIQRRLDELHRLWELLLSRLAEKGMKLQQALVLVQFLRHCEEVMFWIKDKEAFVTADEFGQDLEHVEVLQRKFDEFQKDMASQEYRVTEVNELADKLLSNGHPERETITRRKEELNEAWQRLKQLAILRQEKLFGAHEIQRFNRDADETVAWIAEKDVVLSSDDYGRDLASVQALQRKHEGVERDLAALEDKVATLGAEAGRLCSIHADHSDQIREKQAEIAAYWQSLTAKAKERKQKLDESYFLHRFLADFRDLVSWINGMKAIISADELAKDVAGAEALLERHQEHKGEIDARGDSFKVTTEAGRQLLEREHYAAAEVQEKLAALESDKSSLLALWEDRRILYEQCMDLQLFYRDTEQADTWMAKQEAFLANEDLGDSLDSVEALIKKHEDFEKSLAAQEEKIKALDVFATKLIDGQHYAADDVAQRRSMLLARRSALLEKSSIRRQLLEDSSALQQFERDCDETKGWISEKLKFATDDSYLDPTNLNGKVQKHTNFEHELTANKSRIEDITTNGQNLIEKGHYAADQINSRMQEIVTLWESLVQASDKKGCKLQEASQQQQFNRTVEDIELWLSEVEGQLMSEDYGKDLTSVQNLQKKHALLEADVMAHQDRIEGIKVAANKFVESGHFDADNIRNKENALSKRYGALATPMTERKQRLLDSLQVQQLFRDLEDEAAWIREKEPVAASTNRGRDLIGVQNLIKKHQAVLAEINNHENRCAAVIANGEQMLTEQPFAGEEIKLRLDSVKEQWSSLKEKANQRKQDLEDSLQAHQYFADANEAESWMREKEPIVSNQDYGKDEDSSEALLKKHEALVSDLEAFGNTIQALQEQAKNCRQQETPVVDITGKECVMALYDYTEKSPREVSMKKGDVLTLLNSNNKDWWKVEVNDRQGFVPAAYIKKIDPGLSASQQNLVDGHSIAKRQTQINSQYDNLLALAHERQNKLNETVKAYVLVREAADLSAWIKDKESHAQIKDVGEDLEEVEVMQKKFDDFNDDLKANEVRLAKLNEIAVQLTSLGQTEAALKIKTQIQTLNEEWATLQTITQERASQLGSAHEVQRFHRDVDETKDWIAEKDNALTNDDLGKDLRGVQTLQRKHEGLERDLAALRDKIRQLDETANRLMQSHPDTAEQTYAKQKEINEEWQQVVAKAQQRKEKLLDSYDLQRFLSDYRDLMAWISSMMGLVTSEELANDVTGAEALIERHQNHRAEIDFRYGVPQEHRTEVDARAGTFAAFEQFGAELLQANHYASPEIQEKIENLAKAREDLEHAWTARRLQLDQNLDLQLYLRDCEQAENWMSAREAFLNAEEVDSKGDNVEALIKKHEDFDKAINGHEEKIAALQVLADQLIAQEHYAGRLINDKRSEVLDRWRHLKEDLIEKRSRLGDEQTLQQFSRDADEIENWIAEKLQLATEESYKDPANIQSKHQKHQAFEAELAANADRIQSVLAMGSNLIDRNQCSGSEDAVQKRLTQIADQWEYLTQKTTEKSLKLKEANKQRTYIAAVKDLDFWLGEVESLLTSEDAGKDLASVQNLMKKHQLVEADINAHEDRIKDMNAQADSLVESGQFDSAGIQEKRQSINERYERICNLAAHRQARLNEANTLHQFFRDIADEESWIKEKKLLVGSDDYGRDLTGVQNLKKKHKRLEAELASHEPAIQAVQEAGEKLMDVSNLGVPEIEQRLKALNQAWAELKGLAATRGQKLDESLIYQQFLAKVEEEEAWITEKQQLLSVEDYGDSMAAVQGLLKKHDAFETDFAAHRDRCSDIRDNGQTLVTNNNHHGESISQRCAQLDKKLENLQALATRRKNALLDNFAYLQFMWKADVVESWIADKENHVKSEEFGRDLSTVQTLLTKQETFDAGLSAFEQEGIHNITALKDQLINANHAQSAAILKRHEDVLTRWQKLRADSEARKYRLLAMQEQFRQIEDLYLTFAKKASAFNSWFENAEEDLTDPVRCNSIEEITALRAAHAQFQASLSSAQYDFQALADLDRKIKSFNVGPNPYTWFTMEALEDTWRNLQKIIEERDAELAKEVHRQEENDKLRKEFAKHANLFHQWLTETRYHILGWDKNGTSLMEGSGSLEEQFEALCHKANEIRARRGDLKKIEELGATLEEHLILDNRYTEHSTVGLAQQWDQLDQLAMRMQHNLKQQIQARNQSGVSEDSLKEFSMMFKHFDKDKSGKLNHQEFKSCLRALGYDLPMVEEGQPDPEFEEILNVVDPNRDGHVSLQEYIAFMISKETENVQSYEEIENAFRAITASDRPYVTKDELYSNLTKDMADYCVQRMKPFNDPKTSLPITGALDYVEFTRTLFQN